The Thioalkalivibrio thiocyanodenitrificans ARhD 1 genome window below encodes:
- a CDS encoding MFS transporter, translated as MLATVASIYSLLLGMGILLAGSGLLGTLLGLRAAMEGYSELIIGVIMSAFFLGYIVGSFVSPALIRRVGHIRTFAALAAVASAASLLHGLLIDPVVWWVLRIITGFAVLGLYMVIESWLNEQVRQKRGQVFAIYMMVSLIALGVGQFLILAYGPGNLASFVLVGMLFSLGLLPVALTHVSQPIPVETPRFPLKGLYRNSPVGFVGSLVSGMITGTFWGLSAVFALSIGLDNLGVALFISAVIFGGALLQWPIGHLSDNRDRRVVLVMVCLVGAIAATAIFAVAGTSLIALLVAAVLYGGFSFSLYALSVAHTHDRVDVHHVLEATRGLLLLNGVGASLGPVLTGLAMHYTDTRTLPLVMGILLVILALFIQHRIRVDRPVPAEEQGEFVPVTRTSPMAAEMDPRTDVEPELDLKG; from the coding sequence ATGCTCGCCACCGTCGCCTCGATCTATTCGCTCCTGCTCGGCATGGGCATCCTGCTGGCGGGCTCCGGCCTGCTCGGCACGCTTCTGGGGCTGCGTGCCGCCATGGAGGGCTACTCCGAACTGATCATCGGCGTGATCATGTCGGCCTTCTTTCTGGGTTACATCGTGGGCTCCTTCGTGTCGCCCGCCCTGATCCGCCGTGTGGGACACATCCGGACCTTCGCAGCCCTGGCGGCGGTGGCCTCGGCGGCCTCGCTCCTGCACGGGCTGCTGATTGACCCGGTGGTCTGGTGGGTACTGCGGATCATCACCGGCTTCGCGGTGCTGGGCCTCTACATGGTCATCGAGAGCTGGCTCAACGAACAGGTGCGGCAGAAAAGGGGCCAGGTGTTCGCCATCTACATGATGGTCAGCCTCATCGCCCTGGGAGTGGGGCAGTTCCTGATCCTCGCCTACGGTCCCGGCAACCTGGCGAGCTTCGTACTGGTGGGCATGCTGTTCTCGCTGGGGCTGCTGCCGGTGGCGCTCACCCATGTCTCCCAACCGATCCCGGTGGAGACACCGCGCTTTCCCCTCAAGGGCCTGTACCGGAATTCGCCGGTGGGCTTCGTGGGGTCACTGGTCTCCGGCATGATCACCGGTACGTTCTGGGGTCTGTCGGCGGTGTTCGCGCTGTCCATCGGACTGGACAACCTGGGCGTGGCGCTGTTCATCAGCGCGGTGATCTTCGGCGGCGCCCTGCTGCAGTGGCCCATCGGGCACCTGTCCGACAACCGCGACCGGCGCGTGGTGCTGGTGATGGTCTGTCTGGTGGGCGCCATTGCCGCCACCGCCATCTTCGCCGTGGCCGGGACCTCGCTGATCGCCCTGCTGGTGGCGGCCGTGCTCTACGGGGGGTTTTCCTTCTCCCTCTACGCCCTGAGCGTGGCCCATACCCATGACCGGGTGGACGTGCACCACGTGCTGGAGGCCACACGGGGCCTGCTGCTGCTCAATGGCGTCGGCGCCTCCCTCGGCCCCGTTCTCACGGGCCTTGCCATGCACTACACGGACACCCGCACCCTGCCCCTGGTCATGGGCATCCTGCTGGTGATACTGGCCCTGTTCATCCAGCACCGCATCCGCGTCGACCGCCCGGTGCCCGCCGAGGAGCAGGGCGAGTTCGTGCCCGTCACCCGCACCTCGCCCATGGCCGCCGAGATGGATCCGAGAACCGACGTGGAGCCGGAACTGGACCTGAAGGGGTAA
- a CDS encoding O-succinylhomoserine sulfhydrylase: protein MKDPENYAFETRAVRAGQHRTHEGEHSEAIFPTSSFVFENAAQAAARFGGTEPGNIYSRFTNPTVRTFQERLAAMEGGEACIATSSGMSAILSTCMALLKAGDHIVSSRSVFGTTTSLFTNYLTRFGVPVDFVPLPDLEAWEAAIRPETRMLYVESPSNPLTELVDIRALADLARSRGCLLVVDNCFCTPALQLPLALGADIVIHSATKYLDGQGRCVGGAVVGDAERVGKDVFGFLRTGGPTMSPFNAWVFLKGLETLSLRMRAHSENALHLARWLKAHPRVARVHFPGLEDHPQHELAKAQQSGFGGIVSFEVTGGRELAWRVIDATRMLSITANLGDTKSTITHPATTTHGRLTPEQREEQGVGESLIRVAVGLEAITDIQADLARGLDG, encoded by the coding sequence ATGAAAGATCCCGAGAATTACGCATTCGAGACCCGTGCCGTACGCGCCGGGCAGCACCGGACCCATGAGGGCGAACACTCCGAGGCGATCTTCCCCACGTCCAGTTTCGTGTTCGAGAACGCGGCCCAGGCGGCGGCGCGGTTTGGCGGTACGGAACCCGGCAACATCTACTCCCGGTTCACCAACCCCACGGTGCGTACCTTCCAGGAACGCCTGGCGGCCATGGAGGGCGGGGAGGCCTGCATCGCCACTTCGTCAGGCATGTCGGCGATCCTGTCCACGTGCATGGCGCTGCTCAAGGCCGGTGACCACATTGTCTCGTCACGCTCGGTGTTCGGCACCACGACCTCGCTGTTCACCAATTACCTGACCCGTTTCGGCGTGCCGGTGGATTTCGTCCCCTTGCCCGATCTAGAAGCCTGGGAGGCGGCGATCCGTCCGGAGACGCGCATGCTCTACGTGGAGTCGCCGTCCAATCCGCTGACGGAACTGGTGGACATCCGCGCACTGGCGGATCTGGCCCGGTCCCGGGGCTGCCTGCTGGTGGTGGACAACTGTTTCTGTACTCCGGCGCTGCAGTTGCCGCTGGCGCTGGGGGCGGACATCGTCATCCATTCGGCCACCAAGTACCTGGACGGGCAGGGGCGCTGCGTGGGCGGCGCCGTGGTGGGCGATGCCGAACGGGTCGGCAAGGACGTGTTCGGTTTCCTGCGCACCGGCGGTCCCACCATGAGCCCATTCAATGCCTGGGTGTTCCTCAAGGGTCTGGAGACGTTGAGCCTGCGCATGCGTGCCCACAGCGAGAATGCGCTGCACCTGGCGCGCTGGCTCAAGGCCCATCCCCGGGTGGCACGGGTGCATTTTCCCGGGCTCGAGGATCATCCCCAGCACGAGCTGGCCAAGGCCCAGCAGTCGGGGTTCGGGGGCATCGTCTCCTTCGAGGTCACGGGAGGGCGCGAGTTGGCCTGGCGGGTGATCGATGCCACCAGGATGCTTTCCATCACGGCCAACCTGGGCGATACCAAGAGCACCATCACCCATCCGGCCACCACCACGCACGGGCGGCTCACCCCCGAGCAGCGCGAGGAACAGGGCGTGGGCGAGAGCCTGATCCGGGTGGCCGTGGGCCTGGAGGCCATAACCGATATCCAGGCGGACCTGGCCCGGGGCCTGGACGGCTGA
- a CDS encoding glycerate kinase type-2 family protein, translating into MTRLASTLADPQLPLALFRAALAAVDGETVVREALTDARRGSPVHVVALGKAAGTMIRGARSALGADLKRALAVSRPGHLDADLCADSRIRCLESDHPLPGARSLSAGRALLAFIEDTPGDEPILFLISGGTSSLVEVPVDGVDAGRLADLNRWMLGAGLDIAAMNRARSALSRIKGGRLAERLAGRPARALLISDVPGDDPAVIGSGLLVAGEPRGAWPEFPGELDWVEELARAPLRPGDIHAPPLRIVASLGRACEAVVEAARRRGLPVFRHSEFLDGEAAATGARLARMLLDAEPGVHVWGGETHVHLPEHPGRGGRNQHLALAAARVLAGHDGMRLLAAGTDGSDGNSDDAGALVDGGTVARGETAGLDAGQALARADAGRFLAASGDLVHTGPTGTNVMDLVIGVVADGDPQ; encoded by the coding sequence GTGACACGGCTCGCCTCCACGCTCGCCGATCCACAGCTGCCCCTAGCGTTGTTCCGGGCGGCCCTGGCGGCCGTGGACGGGGAAACCGTGGTGCGGGAGGCGCTGACGGATGCCCGGCGGGGATCACCGGTTCACGTGGTGGCCCTGGGCAAGGCGGCCGGTACCATGATCCGGGGTGCGCGATCGGCTCTCGGCGCGGATCTGAAACGCGCGCTGGCCGTCTCCCGGCCCGGTCATCTGGATGCGGATCTGTGTGCCGATTCACGCATCCGCTGCCTGGAATCGGATCATCCGCTGCCGGGCGCGCGCAGCCTGTCGGCGGGCCGGGCCCTGCTGGCGTTCATCGAGGACACACCCGGGGATGAGCCGATCCTGTTTCTGATCTCCGGCGGCACCTCGAGCCTGGTGGAGGTACCGGTTGACGGCGTCGATGCCGGCCGGCTGGCTGACCTGAACCGGTGGATGCTGGGCGCGGGTCTGGACATCGCCGCCATGAACCGCGCGCGCAGCGCGCTCTCCCGTATCAAGGGCGGACGCCTGGCGGAGCGGCTCGCGGGCCGCCCGGCGCGCGCCCTGCTGATCTCCGACGTGCCCGGCGACGATCCGGCCGTGATCGGCTCCGGTCTGCTGGTCGCCGGCGAGCCTCGGGGCGCCTGGCCCGAGTTTCCGGGCGAACTGGACTGGGTGGAGGAACTGGCCCGGGCGCCGCTGCGGCCCGGGGATATCCATGCCCCGCCACTGCGCATCGTGGCCAGCCTGGGGCGGGCCTGCGAGGCAGTGGTGGAGGCGGCGCGACGCCGGGGACTGCCCGTTTTCCGGCACTCGGAGTTTCTGGATGGCGAGGCGGCCGCCACCGGTGCGCGCCTGGCCCGGATGCTGCTCGATGCCGAACCCGGCGTGCACGTATGGGGCGGCGAGACCCACGTGCACCTCCCGGAGCACCCCGGGCGCGGCGGGCGCAACCAGCACCTGGCACTCGCGGCGGCGCGGGTGCTCGCGGGGCATGACGGGATGCGCCTTCTGGCGGCAGGGACCGACGGTTCCGACGGCAACAGCGACGATGCGGGCGCCCTGGTGGACGGCGGCACCGTGGCGCGCGGCGAGACGGCGGGACTGGATGCCGGGCAGGCCCTCGCGCGCGCGGATGCAGGCCGTTTTCTAGCGGCGTCCGGCGATCTCGTCCACACCGGCCCCACCGGCACCAATGTCATGGACCTGGTGATCGGCGTGGTGGCGGATGGTGACCCGCAATGA
- a CDS encoding ferritin-like domain-containing protein encodes MTDAAEPVTCVHAEAFEALMQADPSAKCRMTAALRARWRAGRVNTRHEAEAPRAVPVPGRPGRPRLVDPMRVPRRKLTTPRGQAALVHAIAHIEFNAINLALDAVYRFRGLPGDFCGDWLQVAAEEAQHFLMLRRRLSELGHAYGDFEAHDGLWDMAVKTAHDPLLRMALVPRVLEARGLDVTPGMMERLRAAGDTRTLEILGVILREEIGHVAIGTRWFRYLCDQRGLDPDATFGELVAEYMPGRIRPPFHEAARKAAGFTEAEMAILKSEV; translated from the coding sequence ATGACCGATGCCGCCGAACCCGTCACCTGCGTGCACGCCGAGGCCTTCGAGGCGCTTATGCAGGCCGATCCGTCCGCCAAATGCCGTATGACCGCGGCCCTGCGCGCCCGTTGGCGGGCGGGCAGGGTGAACACACGGCACGAAGCGGAGGCGCCGCGGGCCGTGCCGGTGCCCGGGCGTCCCGGACGGCCCCGGCTGGTGGACCCCATGCGGGTGCCCCGCCGGAAGCTCACCACGCCCCGGGGGCAGGCGGCGCTGGTTCACGCCATTGCGCACATCGAGTTCAATGCCATCAATCTGGCGCTGGATGCGGTCTACCGTTTTCGCGGCCTGCCCGGGGACTTCTGCGGCGACTGGTTGCAGGTGGCGGCGGAAGAGGCGCAGCACTTTCTCATGCTGCGCCGGCGCCTGTCGGAACTGGGTCACGCCTACGGTGATTTCGAGGCCCACGACGGCCTCTGGGACATGGCGGTGAAGACCGCCCATGATCCCCTGCTGCGCATGGCGCTGGTACCCCGGGTGCTGGAGGCCCGGGGGCTCGATGTCACGCCCGGGATGATGGAACGGCTCCGGGCAGCCGGCGATACGCGGACCCTGGAGATCCTCGGGGTCATCCTGCGTGAGGAAATCGGCCACGTGGCCATCGGTACCCGGTGGTTCAGGTACCTGTGCGATCAACGGGGACTCGATCCGGATGCCACCTTCGGTGAGCTCGTGGCCGAATACATGCCGGGGCGCATCAGGCCGCCGTTTCACGAAGCGGCTCGAAAGGCCGCGGGGTTCACGGAGGCGGAGATGGCGATTCTGAAGTCGGAAGTGTGA
- a CDS encoding UDP-2,3-diacylglucosamine diphosphatase produces MQQTLFISDLHLDPERPHILALFERFLREDAAGADALYILGDLFEYWIGDDDDAPHLEGIAAGLRALSSRGVPLYFAHGNRDFLLGEAFARSTGMRLLAEETVVDLYGRRALLMHGDSLCTDDHEYMAFRDMVRDSDWQSDFLARPLDRRRVEAEAARERSRENGRTKAPEITDVSLPAVEDAMRRHGVTLLIHGHTHRPKIHEFTMDGQPAQRVVLADWYETGGMLRVTPEGMRLETIG; encoded by the coding sequence GTGCAGCAAACGCTGTTCATTTCGGACCTGCATCTGGACCCGGAGCGTCCGCACATCCTCGCATTGTTCGAGCGCTTCCTGCGCGAGGACGCGGCGGGTGCCGATGCCCTGTATATCCTCGGTGATCTGTTCGAATACTGGATCGGCGACGACGACGATGCGCCCCATCTGGAAGGCATCGCCGCCGGCCTGCGTGCCCTCAGCAGCCGGGGTGTTCCGTTGTACTTTGCCCACGGCAACCGGGATTTCCTGCTGGGCGAGGCCTTCGCGCGGAGCACCGGCATGCGCCTGCTCGCGGAGGAAACCGTCGTGGACCTGTACGGTCGGCGCGCCTTGCTCATGCATGGTGACAGCCTGTGCACCGACGACCACGAGTACATGGCCTTCCGGGACATGGTGCGCGATTCCGACTGGCAGTCCGATTTTCTGGCCCGGCCGCTGGACAGGCGCCGAGTCGAGGCCGAAGCCGCGCGCGAGCGCAGCCGTGAAAACGGGCGCACCAAGGCGCCCGAGATCACCGACGTTTCCCTTCCGGCCGTAGAGGACGCGATGCGCCGTCACGGCGTGACCCTGCTCATCCACGGCCATACCCACCGCCCGAAGATTCACGAATTCACGATGGATGGACAGCCGGCGCAGCGCGTTGTACTGGCGGACTGGTATGAGACGGGCGGGATGCTCCGGGTGACGCCCGAGGGGATGCGGCTGGAGACAATCGGGTAA
- a CDS encoding peptidylprolyl isomerase yields MGSLAMAENENPKVTIETSKGAIVVELFADKAPDTVANFMEYVNDGFFDGTIFHRVIPGFMIQGGGFTADMSQKPTRDPIRNEANNGLSNEVGTLAMARTPNPHSATAQFFINVKHNRFLDFQAETQQGWGYAVFGRVVEGMDVVSAIENVPTGNQGMHQDVPVEPVVMTRVAPVR; encoded by the coding sequence ATGGGAAGCCTTGCAATGGCCGAGAACGAGAATCCGAAAGTGACCATCGAAACCTCCAAGGGCGCCATCGTCGTCGAACTGTTTGCCGACAAGGCCCCGGACACGGTGGCCAACTTCATGGAGTACGTGAACGACGGCTTCTTCGACGGCACCATCTTTCACCGGGTCATCCCCGGCTTCATGATTCAGGGCGGCGGCTTCACGGCCGACATGTCCCAGAAGCCCACCCGCGACCCCATCCGCAATGAAGCCAACAACGGGCTGAGCAACGAGGTGGGCACCCTGGCCATGGCTCGCACCCCCAACCCCCATTCCGCCACCGCGCAGTTCTTCATCAACGTGAAGCACAACCGGTTCCTGGACTTCCAGGCCGAAACCCAGCAGGGCTGGGGCTACGCGGTATTCGGCAGGGTGGTGGAGGGTATGGACGTGGTCTCGGCCATCGAGAACGTGCCCACCGGGAACCAGGGCATGCACCAGGACGTTCCCGTCGAGCCGGTGGTCATGACCAGGGTCGCCCCCGTCCGGTAG
- the gltX gene encoding glutamate--tRNA ligase produces the protein MSNTPVKTRFAPSPTGHLHLGNLRTALFSALLARREGGVFLLRIEDTDAARSSDAHVHALMEDLRWLGLEWQEGPEVGGPNGPYAQSLRGHIYAADYSRLESAGLAYPCFCSDEILRLSRKAQLAAGQPPRYPGTCARLSPQDVRARLDKGLKPTLRFRVPPGRRIRFDDLVRGSQVFDTDTIGDFVIRRSDGTPSFFFSNAVDDAMMGVTHVLRGEDHLANTPRQMMVMEALDLPVPAYGHISLILGEDGAPLSKRHGALSLRELRDRGYLPQALLNHLARLGHSYEADGFMDLDALARGFDAARLGRAPARHDPVQLDHWQHQAVLALADDGLARWLGPMLEDEVPAGARGPFLRVVRDNISFPGEARDWARRLFGAPPVPDAEAGQVMARAGSAFFDAALVALAASPGDFRVLAGQVGTATGLKGRHLFMPLRAALTGRTHGPEMKDLWPLLGPERVAERLAHARDSLSS, from the coding sequence ATGTCGAACACCCCCGTCAAGACGCGCTTCGCGCCGAGTCCCACCGGTCACCTGCACCTGGGCAACCTGCGCACCGCGCTGTTCAGTGCCCTGCTGGCCCGCCGGGAGGGGGGCGTGTTCCTGTTGCGCATTGAGGACACGGACGCTGCCCGCAGCAGCGATGCACACGTCCACGCCCTGATGGAGGACCTGCGCTGGCTGGGGCTGGAGTGGCAGGAAGGCCCGGAGGTGGGCGGCCCGAACGGACCATATGCCCAGTCTCTGCGCGGGCATATCTACGCCGCTGATTACAGCCGGCTCGAATCGGCCGGGCTCGCCTATCCCTGCTTCTGCAGTGACGAGATCCTGCGCCTGTCCCGCAAGGCACAGCTTGCCGCCGGGCAGCCTCCACGCTACCCGGGCACCTGCGCACGCCTCTCCCCGCAGGACGTGCGCGCGCGCCTGGACAAGGGGCTCAAACCCACCTTGCGGTTCCGGGTGCCGCCGGGACGGCGCATCCGTTTCGATGATCTCGTGCGCGGATCCCAGGTCTTTGACACAGACACCATCGGTGATTTCGTCATCCGCCGTTCCGACGGCACCCCGTCGTTCTTTTTCAGCAACGCGGTGGACGACGCCATGATGGGCGTGACCCATGTGCTGCGCGGCGAGGACCACCTGGCCAACACGCCGCGCCAGATGATGGTCATGGAGGCCCTGGATCTGCCCGTGCCCGCCTATGGCCACATCTCGCTGATCCTGGGCGAAGACGGCGCGCCCCTCTCCAAGCGGCACGGAGCCCTGAGCCTTCGCGAGTTGCGCGACCGGGGCTACCTGCCGCAGGCCCTGCTCAATCACCTGGCGCGCCTGGGACACAGCTATGAAGCCGACGGTTTCATGGATCTGGATGCCCTGGCGCGAGGTTTCGACGCCGCGCGTCTCGGCCGGGCGCCGGCGCGTCATGATCCCGTGCAACTGGATCACTGGCAGCACCAGGCGGTGCTGGCCCTTGCCGATGACGGGCTGGCCCGGTGGTTGGGCCCGATGCTCGAAGACGAGGTGCCTGCCGGGGCCCGCGGGCCCTTCCTGCGCGTGGTGCGTGATAACATCAGCTTCCCCGGCGAGGCCCGGGACTGGGCGCGGCGCCTGTTCGGCGCGCCGCCCGTACCGGATGCCGAGGCCGGACAGGTCATGGCCCGTGCCGGCAGCGCGTTCTTTGACGCGGCGCTGGTCGCGCTGGCCGCATCGCCCGGGGATTTCCGGGTTCTGGCCGGGCAGGTGGGCACCGCCACCGGTCTCAAGGGGCGGCACCTGTTCATGCCCCTGCGCGCGGCCCTGACGGGCCGCACCCACGGCCCCGAGATGAAGGACCTGTGGCCGCTTCTGGGCCCGGAGCGGGTGGCCGAACGGCTTGCCCATGCCCGGGATTCGCTTTCCTCCTGA
- the cysS gene encoding cysteine--tRNA ligase: protein MLQIHNSLTRRKEPFEPMEPGRVRMYVCGMTVYDYCHLGHARVLVVFDVVFRYLRALGFDVTYIRNITDVDDKIIRRAAENGEDIRALTDRFIRAMHEDAAALGVLPPTVEPRATEHIGGMLAMIGTLIERGYAYAADNGDVYYAVAKFENYGRLSGKRIEDLRAGERVAPDEAKHDPLDFVLWKAAKPGEPAWDSPWGPGRPGWHIECSAMSVHYLGNHFDIHGGGQDLQFPHHDNEIAQSEAATCEHFVNYWMHNGFVRVNEEKMSKSLGNFFTVREVLTRYPAEVVRCFILSSHYRSPLNYSDEPLDAARSGLTRLYTALRGLEAGEAGEAGEAYRRRFREAMDDDFNTPVAMAVLFDIAREINRVREADLPAARRLAGLLRELGGALGLLEDDPEAFLKGAGEGGPDEAAIEALIQQRLAAKKARNFAEADRIRDDLAARGIILEDGPGGTTWRRG from the coding sequence ATGCTCCAGATCCACAACAGCCTTACCCGTCGCAAGGAACCCTTCGAGCCCATGGAGCCCGGCCGCGTGCGCATGTATGTGTGCGGGATGACCGTCTACGACTATTGCCACCTGGGTCATGCCCGGGTGCTGGTGGTGTTCGACGTGGTGTTTCGCTACCTGCGGGCGCTGGGCTTCGATGTCACCTATATCCGCAACATCACCGATGTGGATGACAAGATCATCCGGCGCGCCGCGGAGAACGGCGAGGACATCCGCGCACTCACCGACCGGTTCATCCGGGCCATGCACGAGGACGCCGCCGCCCTCGGTGTGCTGCCGCCCACCGTCGAGCCGCGGGCCACCGAGCACATCGGCGGCATGCTGGCCATGATCGGCACGCTCATCGAGCGCGGCTATGCCTATGCGGCGGACAACGGCGATGTCTATTACGCGGTGGCGAAGTTCGAGAACTACGGCCGTCTGTCCGGTAAGCGTATCGAGGATCTGCGCGCGGGCGAGCGGGTGGCGCCGGACGAGGCCAAGCACGATCCCCTGGACTTCGTGCTGTGGAAGGCGGCCAAACCCGGCGAGCCGGCCTGGGACTCTCCCTGGGGGCCGGGCCGGCCCGGCTGGCACATCGAGTGCTCGGCCATGTCCGTCCATTACCTCGGCAACCACTTCGATATCCACGGCGGCGGACAGGACCTGCAGTTCCCTCACCACGACAACGAGATCGCCCAGAGCGAGGCAGCCACCTGCGAGCACTTCGTCAACTACTGGATGCACAACGGCTTCGTGCGGGTGAACGAGGAGAAGATGTCCAAGTCGCTGGGCAACTTCTTCACCGTGCGCGAGGTGCTGACCCGTTACCCGGCGGAGGTGGTGCGCTGTTTCATCCTCTCCAGCCACTATCGCAGCCCGCTCAACTACTCCGACGAGCCCCTGGATGCCGCGCGGTCGGGACTGACGCGCCTGTATACCGCCCTGCGCGGCCTCGAGGCGGGCGAGGCGGGCGAGGCAGGCGAGGCGTATCGCCGCCGCTTCCGGGAGGCCATGGACGATGATTTCAACACCCCGGTGGCCATGGCCGTGCTGTTCGACATCGCCCGGGAGATCAACCGCGTTCGGGAGGCGGATCTCCCGGCGGCCAGGCGGCTCGCGGGCCTGCTGCGGGAATTGGGGGGGGCGCTCGGGCTGCTGGAGGACGACCCGGAGGCCTTCCTGAAAGGGGCCGGGGAGGGAGGCCCGGACGAGGCGGCCATCGAGGCCCTGATCCAGCAGCGCCTGGCGGCCAAAAAGGCCAGAAACTTCGCCGAGGCCGACCGCATCCGCGACGACCTCGCCGCCCGGGGCATCATTCTCGAAGACGGCCCGGGGGGTACCACCTGGCGGCGGGGGTGA
- the folD gene encoding bifunctional methylenetetrahydrofolate dehydrogenase/methenyltetrahydrofolate cyclohydrolase FolD, producing the protein MPARLIDGRQVAQQVHEEVRRAVEAHGARGRRAPGLAVVLVGEHPASRVYVRNKRRTCEALGIHSRSHDLPANISQETLLALIDELNADLAVDGILVQLPLPAHFDTETVIERIDPAKDVDGFHPYNLGRLAVRLPTLRPCTPYGVMRLLDSTGEVYKGRNAVVVGASNIVGRPMALELMLAGATVTVCHRFTSDTAEHVARCDIVVVAVGRPDLVPGEWIKPGATVIDVGMNRLDDGRLVGDVTFATAAERAAWITPVPGGVGPMTVAMLMKNTLQSYESRI; encoded by the coding sequence ATGCCCGCACGCCTGATTGACGGACGCCAGGTGGCCCAACAGGTGCACGAGGAGGTCCGGCGGGCGGTCGAGGCCCATGGGGCCCGGGGCCGGCGCGCGCCCGGCCTTGCCGTGGTGCTGGTGGGCGAGCATCCCGCCTCCCGGGTCTACGTACGCAACAAGCGGCGCACCTGCGAGGCACTGGGCATCCACTCGCGCTCCCACGATCTGCCGGCGAACATCTCCCAGGAGACGCTCCTTGCGCTCATCGACGAGCTCAATGCCGACCTCGCCGTGGACGGCATTCTGGTGCAGCTTCCCTTGCCGGCCCATTTCGACACCGAGACCGTGATCGAACGCATCGACCCGGCCAAGGACGTGGATGGATTTCACCCCTACAACCTGGGCCGCCTCGCCGTGCGCCTGCCCACGCTGCGCCCCTGCACACCCTACGGGGTAATGCGCCTGCTGGACAGTACGGGCGAGGTCTACAAGGGCCGCAACGCGGTGGTGGTGGGGGCATCCAATATCGTGGGCCGGCCCATGGCCCTGGAACTGATGCTCGCCGGTGCCACGGTGACCGTGTGCCACCGCTTCACCAGCGACACCGCAGAGCACGTGGCCCGTTGCGACATCGTCGTGGTGGCCGTGGGCCGCCCGGACCTGGTGCCCGGGGAATGGATCAAACCCGGTGCCACGGTGATCGACGTGGGCATGAACCGCCTGGATGACGGGCGCCTGGTGGGGGACGTGACCTTCGCCACCGCCGCTGAACGCGCCGCGTGGATCACCCCTGTCCCCGGTGGCGTCGGGCCCATGACCGTCGCCATGCTCATGAAGAACACGCTGCAGTCCTACGAATCGCGTATTTGA
- a CDS encoding succinate dehydrogenase iron-sulfur subunit: MRLSIYRYDPDQDCAPYMQDYDVEPEDSDKMLLDLLLRIKSTDESLSFRRSCREGICGSDAMNINGRNGLACITPINELREPIELRPMPGFPVVRDLIVDMEQFLAHFRSVRPYLVNNDPPPERERLQTPEQRAALDGLWECILCGCCSGFCPSYWWNPDKFLGPAALLHSYRFIADSRDTTTAERLAFLDDVYRLYRCRSIMNCTEVCPKQLSPSRAIEHIRINVLKSSM, translated from the coding sequence ATGCGCCTGTCCATCTATCGCTACGACCCCGATCAGGACTGCGCGCCGTACATGCAGGACTACGACGTCGAGCCCGAAGACTCCGACAAGATGCTGCTTGACCTCCTGCTTCGCATCAAATCCACGGATGAAAGTCTCTCGTTTCGCCGTTCGTGCCGTGAGGGCATCTGCGGTTCCGATGCCATGAACATCAACGGGCGAAACGGCCTGGCATGCATCACCCCCATCAACGAGCTTCGCGAACCGATTGAACTGCGTCCCATGCCGGGTTTTCCGGTCGTTCGCGACCTGATCGTGGACATGGAACAGTTTCTCGCCCATTTCCGGTCAGTCCGGCCCTATCTCGTCAACAATGATCCGCCTCCCGAGCGCGAGCGCCTGCAGACACCGGAACAGCGCGCGGCGCTCGACGGCCTGTGGGAATGTATTCTTTGCGGCTGCTGCAGCGGGTTCTGTCCATCGTACTGGTGGAATCCGGACAAATTCCTGGGCCCGGCCGCACTCCTGCACAGCTACCGGTTCATCGCGGACAGCCGGGACACAACCACGGCGGAACGACTCGCCTTTCTTGACGACGTGTACCGGCTTTACCGTTGCCGTTCGATCATGAACTGTACAGAGGTCTGCCCGAAACAGCTCAGCCCGTCCCGTGCCATCGAACACATTCGCATCAATGTGCTGAAATCCTCCATGTGA
- the sdhD gene encoding succinate dehydrogenase, hydrophobic membrane anchor protein → MRLFGGLRPWVWQRLSAIYMLFFLAVFATVLASADGMDFARWRDWIASPPVSIAVTLFFSAVFLHAWIGLRDIVLDYIHSVPLRALVLGLGLFALLAMALRVAIVLFSLQASTI, encoded by the coding sequence ATGAGGCTGTTTGGCGGATTGCGCCCATGGGTCTGGCAGCGCCTCTCGGCAATCTACATGCTGTTTTTCCTGGCCGTATTCGCCACTGTCCTGGCAAGCGCCGACGGCATGGACTTCGCGCGCTGGCGCGACTGGATCGCATCGCCGCCCGTATCGATCGCCGTCACCCTGTTCTTCTCAGCGGTCTTCCTGCACGCCTGGATCGGCCTGCGTGACATTGTGCTCGACTACATCCACTCGGTGCCGTTGCGCGCCCTGGTGCTCGGCCTGGGTCTGTTCGCCCTACTTGCAATGGCGCTTCGAGTCGCCATCGTCCTGTTCAGCCTTCAAGCGAGCACCATCTAG